A part of Capsicum annuum cultivar UCD-10X-F1 chromosome 6, UCD10Xv1.1, whole genome shotgun sequence genomic DNA contains:
- the LOC107852882 gene encoding zinc transporter 2 isoform X2, with translation MIMTSIKKSTTLLTLALFVFLKFLTINGHGGADDEHDSDADANTNLRAKGLILVKVYCMIILFVTTFAGGVSPYFYRWNEGFLLLGTQFAGGVFLGTSLMHFLSDSASTFGALTQKEYPFAFMLASAGYLLTMFSDCIIMFVTKGINESSESKVEVEEEGRSTNIEEGQGTNPFLKATSLGDTILLILALCFHSIFEGIAVGVSATKGEAWRNLWTISLHKIFAAIAMGIALLKMIPKRPFLLTCAYSFAFSISSPIGVGIGIAIDATSEGRTADWTYAVSMALACGVFIYVAINHLIAKGFKPQNKCYFDTSFFKFLAVFLGVGVIAVVMIWD, from the exons ATGATTATGACATCCATAAAAAAGTCAACTACTCTGTTAACACTAGCGctgtttgtgttcttgaaatttctCACAATCAATGGTCATGGTGGTGCTGATGATGAGCATGATTCAGATGCAGATGCAAATACTAATTTGCGCGCGAAGGGATTGATTCTTGTTAAAGTTTATTGCATGATCATACTCTTTGTGACCACATTTGCTGGTGGTGTTTCACCTTATTTCTATCGATGGAACGAGGGGTTTCTCTTGTTAGGGACTCAATTTGCTGGTGGTGTCTTCCTCGGGACTTCTTTGATGCATTTCTTGAGTGATTCTGCCTCAACTTTTGGTGCACTTACACAGAAAGAGTACCCTTTTGCCTTCATGTTGGCTTCTGCAG GTTACCTTCTCACTATGTTTAgtgattgcattattatgtttGTGACAAAGGGTATAAATGAATCAAGTGAGTCCAAAGTTGAAGTGGAAGAAGAAGGAAGGTCAACTAATATTGAGGAAGGACAGGGAACAAATCCATTTCTAAAGGCAACATCACTTGGTGATACAATACTTCTCATTCTTGCATTGTGTTTCCACTCTATATTTGAAGGCATTGCTGTTGGGGTATCAG CTACAAAGGGAGAAGCATGGAGAAACCTATGGACAATATCACTGCACAAAATATTTGCAGCCATTGCAATGGGAATTGCACTTCTAAAGATGATACCAAAGAGGCCATTTCTACTCACCTGTGCTTACTCTTTTGCCTTCTCTATTTCAAGTCCTATAGGTGTAGGAATAGGAATTGCAATTGATGCTACTAGTGAAGGCCGTACAGCAGATTGGACTTATGCTGTTTCAATGGCACTTGCTTGTGGGGTTTTCATTTATGTGGCAATCAATCACCTTATAGCAAAAGGTTTTAAACCACAAAACAAATGTTATTTCGACACTTCATTCTTCAAGTTTCTTGCTGTCTTTCTAGGTGTTGGGGTTATTGCTGTTGTCATGATATGGGACTAA
- the LOC107852882 gene encoding zinc transporter 2 isoform X1, with the protein MIMTSIKKSTTLLTLALFVFLKFLTINGHGGADDEHDSDADANTNLRAKGLILVKVYCMIILFVTTFAGGVSPYFYRWNEGFLLLGTQFAGGVFLGTSLMHFLSDSASTFGALTQKEYPFAFMLASAEFTLQGTPLKVSDCIIMFVTKGINESSESKVEVEEEGRSTNIEEGQGTNPFLKATSLGDTILLILALCFHSIFEGIAVGVSATKGEAWRNLWTISLHKIFAAIAMGIALLKMIPKRPFLLTCAYSFAFSISSPIGVGIGIAIDATSEGRTADWTYAVSMALACGVFIYVAINHLIAKGFKPQNKCYFDTSFFKFLAVFLGVGVIAVVMIWD; encoded by the exons ATGATTATGACATCCATAAAAAAGTCAACTACTCTGTTAACACTAGCGctgtttgtgttcttgaaatttctCACAATCAATGGTCATGGTGGTGCTGATGATGAGCATGATTCAGATGCAGATGCAAATACTAATTTGCGCGCGAAGGGATTGATTCTTGTTAAAGTTTATTGCATGATCATACTCTTTGTGACCACATTTGCTGGTGGTGTTTCACCTTATTTCTATCGATGGAACGAGGGGTTTCTCTTGTTAGGGACTCAATTTGCTGGTGGTGTCTTCCTCGGGACTTCTTTGATGCATTTCTTGAGTGATTCTGCCTCAACTTTTGGTGCACTTACACAGAAAGAGTACCCTTTTGCCTTCATGTTGGCTTCTGCAG AGTTCACTCTCCAGGGAACTCCATTGAAGGTCAG tgattgcattattatgtttGTGACAAAGGGTATAAATGAATCAAGTGAGTCCAAAGTTGAAGTGGAAGAAGAAGGAAGGTCAACTAATATTGAGGAAGGACAGGGAACAAATCCATTTCTAAAGGCAACATCACTTGGTGATACAATACTTCTCATTCTTGCATTGTGTTTCCACTCTATATTTGAAGGCATTGCTGTTGGGGTATCAG CTACAAAGGGAGAAGCATGGAGAAACCTATGGACAATATCACTGCACAAAATATTTGCAGCCATTGCAATGGGAATTGCACTTCTAAAGATGATACCAAAGAGGCCATTTCTACTCACCTGTGCTTACTCTTTTGCCTTCTCTATTTCAAGTCCTATAGGTGTAGGAATAGGAATTGCAATTGATGCTACTAGTGAAGGCCGTACAGCAGATTGGACTTATGCTGTTTCAATGGCACTTGCTTGTGGGGTTTTCATTTATGTGGCAATCAATCACCTTATAGCAAAAGGTTTTAAACCACAAAACAAATGTTATTTCGACACTTCATTCTTCAAGTTTCTTGCTGTCTTTCTAGGTGTTGGGGTTATTGCTGTTGTCATGATATGGGACTAA